GCCGGCCCCGCTCTTTCGCCCCGGCGCGCCGGGGCGTTCTTTTTTGACGGACAAAAACCGTTTGAGGCGAAAGAGACTTCTTGACGCCTCCCGGCGGCGCCCCCATAATTCCCCGCAATTTCCGGCCGCCCGCGACGAGCCACGATCCCGCGACTTGCCCAACAGGCGGCGGTGTAGGGAACGGAGGAGGAACTCGGGAATGAAGAAGCTACTGGCGCTCGGGATCTCTCTCGCGCTCGCGTCGACGAGCTTCGCGGCGATGAAAGAGGTCAACGGACACTGGGTGCACGAGTACCCGACCAGGGCTCAGGCGCCGATCCACGCGGCGTCCTCGTCGAACATCTCCTACCACGGCGGCGACATCCTGAACGCGGCGAAGGTGGTCCCGATCTACTGGGGAACCTACTGGGGAAGCGGCACCGGCGCGACCCAGCGCTCCACGATGAACCAGTTCTACGAACAGTTCGGAACGAACTCCCATTACGCCGTCATCACCCAGTACTACGACACGACGACCGGCTCGACCCGCTACATCGGCGCGTCGACGCTGCTCAACGCCGGCGGCGACTGGTACGACTCGACCAACCCCACGTCGGCGAAAGTCTCGGACTCGATGGTTCAGGCCGAGGTCAACAAGTACCTGAATTCCCACTCCTTCAACAACGAAGCGATCTACGAGGTCTTCATCGGACCCGGCTACTACTCCTCCGACGGCGGCAGCACGTCGTGCGGCGGGACGCACCTCGCGTATTGCGCCTACCACGGCAGCTACAGCCACAACGGGCACACGGTGAAGTACTCGATCGAACCGTACCCGTCCTGCAGCGGCTGCCACGCTTCCGGCTTCACGGTTCTCCAGGACGCGCAGCATTTCGCCTGTCACGAGACGCGCGAAGCCGTCACCGACCCGGTCAACGCCTGGTGGAACGGCTCGACCGGCTACGAGGCGGACGACCAGTGCGCCTGGAGCCCGGCGCCGTTCACCGACGGCGGCTACGGCTACCAGTACGAGTGGTCGAACAAGAACGGCGGCTGCGTCAAGTAGCCAGAACGACTCCGCCAGATTCGAGGCCCCGGCTCGCCGGGGCCTTTCTTTTGTTCGAGTTCAAGACGAAACGCCGCGTCTATTGACCGCCCGAAAGCAAGTTCCTGATAATCGGGACGCCCGTCCGCGACAGCTCACGATTCTGCGACTGGCCTCCGGGCGGAAATCGGGCCTGAGGAGGAACATCAGGAAATGAAGAGATTCATCGTTGCCGGAATCATGCTCACCTTCGCGGGCTACGCCGCCGCCCAGAGCGCTTCGGCGAATCCCCGCGCGCAGGTTCGCGCCGCCGTCCACTTCGACACGTCGCCACCTCTGCGCGACATCACGCCCGAGCTCCCGCTGTTCCGCGCGCCCCACGAAGCGCCGCGACCCCTCCCGTTCCACCCCGCGGGTCTGCCGTCGGACGCCCCGGATCCGGTCGCGCAGACGTCCGCCAACGTGCTGGTGGCCGCGACGGCGGGGCTCGGCTTCGCGGGTGTCGGGCAGGGGGACTACGGGTTCTCGCCCGATGCCGCTCCGCCCGACACGAACGGCGCGGTCGGCGCGACCCAGTACGTCCAGTGGGTCAACGAGTCGTTCGCGGTCTTCGACAAGTCGGGCAATAAGGTCCTGGGACCTGTGGCCGGCAATACACTCTGGTCCGGATTCGGGGGCGGCTGCCAGAACAACAACGACGGCGATCCGATCGTCCAGTACGACAAGCTCAACAATCGGTGGGTCATGTCGCAGTTCTCCGTGAGCACGACCCCGTATTTGCAGTGCTTCGCGGTCTCCGCGACGTCGGACGCGACCGGGTCCTGGCACCGGTACGCGTTCACGGAGCCGAACTTCAATGATTACCCGAAGATCGGCGTCTGGTCCGACGGCTACTACGCGACGTACAACATGTTCACCGGCACCTTCCAGGGAGCGCGCGCCTGCGCCTACGACGGCGCGGCGATGAGAAACGGGACCGCCGCGAAGGAAGTCTGCTTCCAGCTCTCGTCGGCCTACGGCGGTCTGCTCCCCGCCGACATCGACACGCCGGCGGCGCTTCCGACGGCCGGCTCGCCCGAGTACTTCCTGAATTTCGGGTCGAGCTCGCTCCACGTCTGGAAGCTCCACGCGGATTTCGGGACGCCGGCGAATTCGACGTTCACGGGGCCCGCGACCATTTCGGTCGCCGCCTTTTCGACGGCCTGCGGCGGCGGAGCGTGCGTCCCGCAGCCGGGAACGAGCCAGAAACTCGATTCGCTCGGCGATCGCCTGATGTACCGCCTCGCCTACAGCAAGGTGGGGACGCTGGAGTCGCTCGTCGTCAACCACTCCGTCAAGGTGAGCGGGAACAAGAAGACCGAGGTCGACGGCGTCCGGTGGTACGAGCTGAGACTCAACACGTCGACCGGGGCGACGCCGACCCTCGTCCAACAGGGGACGTATTCCCCCGACTCCGCCTCGCGCTGGATGGGATCCGTCGCGCGCGACAAGACCGGCAACATCGCTCTCGGATACAGCGTCTCGAGCGCGAGTCTCTACCCCTCGATCCGTTTCACCGGCCGCGCCTCGACCGATCCGCTCGGAACGCTTCAGGCGGAGACCGGGCTTCACAGCGGGACAGGGTCCCAGCAGCGGTCCCTGAACCGCTGGGGCGACTACAGCAGCATCAGCGTGGATCCGATCGACGGCTGCACCCTTTGGTATACGACCGAGTACCTGAAGAACAGCGGCACGTTCAACTGGAGCACCTGGATCGGCAGCTTCAAGATGGCCGGCTGTCAGTAAGTTCCGGCTCTTTTGCGTCGTTTCCGGCCCCGGGGCGACCCGGGGCCTCGTTTTTTCCACGCGGTTCGACCGGTTCGAGCCGACCGCCCGGGAACGCGAGTAAAGGCAAAAAAATTGCATGCAAACGGGCCAATGGCGCTCCGCAATCTCGCGATTCGCCTTTTCGGGAAGAGGAGGAACTCCGCGATGAAGAAACTCATGGCTCTGGCGTTCTGCGTCGCCCTGGCGTCGACCGCCATGGCCGAAAGACGAGAGACCAACGGACACTGGGTGAACGAGTTTCCGACGAAAGCCCGAGCCGCGCAGCACTTCGCGCGCGGCGGCCACGGGGCGAATCTCTCCTACCCTGGCGGCGACATCCTCAACGCCGCGCACGTCGTCCCGATCTATTGGGGAAGCTACTGGGGAAGCGGCACCGGCGCGACGGAGCGCTCGACGATGGACAGCTTCTACTCGCAGTTCGGAACGAACTCCCATTACCAGGTGATCACGCAGTACTACGACACGACGACGGGGACCACCCGGTACATCGGCTTGAGCTCGCTCTATTCCGCGGGCGACTCGTACGACTCGTCGAACCCGCCGACCAACGTCACGGACGCGGCGGTCCAGGGCGAGGTCAACAAGTACCTCTCGACCCACACGTTCGACAACGAGGCGATCTACGAGGTGTTCATCCCGCCGACGTCGTATTCCTCCGACGGCACCTATACCTCCTGCGGCGGACCGAATCTGTACTACTGCGCGTACCACGGCAGCTACACGAGCGGCGGCCATACGATCAAGTATTCGATCGAGCCGTATCCGAGCTGCGCGGGCTGCCATGCGTCCGGATTCACGACGCTCCAGGACGCCCAGCACTTCGCCTGCCACGAAACCCGCGAAGCGGTGACCGACCCCGTCAACGCATGGTGGGACAGCAGCGGCTACGAGGCCGACGACAAGTGCGCGTGGAGCCCGGCGCCGTTCACCGACGGCGGCTACGGCTACCAGTACGAGTGGTCGAACGCGAACAAGGGTTGCGTGAAGTAGGAGCTCCCGCTCCGGATATTGCGCCCCGGCTCCGGCCGGGGCTTTTTTTTGCGCGAATCCGGCGGAGAGCGCCGGTGCGCGCCCGGGCGCAACATCCCCGCGTGGTTCCGCCCCGACGGACGACTCGCGGCTGACGGCCGCCGCGGTCCGCGGACTAATATCCCGCCGTGCCATCCCGCTTCATCCTCGCGATCGACGCCGGAACGACCGGGAACCGCGCGATTCTCTTCGACCGGGACATGCGTGCGGTCCGGCGCGCGTATCGCGAGCTCCCCGTCTCGTTCCCCCGGCCCGGGTGGGTGGAACAGGACCCCGGGGAGATCCGGGACGGCTGCATCGCCGTCGCCCGCGAGGTGCTCTCGGACGTTTCGCCGAGCGACGTCGCCGCGATCGGCATCACGAACCAGAGGGAAACCGTCGTCGTCTGGGACCGCGAGAGCGGGACTCCGCTCTCGCCGGCGATCGTGTGGCAGGACCGCCGGACCGCGGAGTTCTGCCGGACGCTCGATTCCGCGATGCTTCGCCGGCGGACGGGACTTCCGGCGGACCCGTACTTCTCCGCGTCGAAGCTGCGGTGGATCCGGGAGCACGTCGATCTCCCGGAGACCGCGATCGCCGGAACCGTCGACAGCTGGGTTCTCTGGAACCTGACGGGCGGCCGGCGCCACACGACCGACGCCTCGAACGCCTCTCGGACCCTGCTCTTCGACCTTTCTACCGGAGCGTGGGACGCTGGCCTCTGCGCGCTCTTCGACGTCCCTCCCGCGATGCTCCCCGGGATCACGGCGAGCGGAGGCGATCTGGGCGCTTCCGATCCGAAACTCTTCGGCGCGGAGATTCCGGTCTGCGCCGCGATCGGCGACCAGCAGGCGGCGCTCTTCGGGCAGGCGTGCTTCCGGCCGGGAGACGCGAAAGCGACCTTCGGCACCGGACTCTTCCTCGTCTGCAACGCGGGCGACGCGATCCCGGCCTCCGACGCGCTCCTTTCGACCGTCGCGTGGCGGATCGGCGGCCGGACCGTCTATGCGCTCGAGGGGAGCGCGTTCGTCGCCGGCGCCGCGGTGCAATGGCTCAGGGACGGCCTCGGCATTCTCGAGACGGCGGCGGAATCGGAAGCGGCGGCCGAATCCGTCGCCGACAACGGCGGGGTCTATTTCGTTCCCGCCCTTTCCGGCCTCGGCACGCCCTACTGGGACGCGGCGGCGCGCGGTCTCTTCATCGGACTGACGAGAGGTACCGGGCGCGCCCATCTGGTGCGGGCGACGCTCGAAGCGATCGCGTATCAGACGCGGCAGCTCGTGGAGCTGCTCGGGGCGACCCTCGGCGTTTCCGTGCCGGAGCTTCGCGTGGACGGAGGCGCCACCGAAAACGGTTTCCTCATGCGGCACCTCGCCGACGTGCTCGGCGTCCCCGTCGCCCGGCCGGAAATGGCGGAGCTCACCGCGGCGGGCGCCGCCGGCATCGCCGGAGTCGCCGCGGGGTTCTGGCGCTCGCCGGAGGACTTCGCGGAGCGTCTCGGGAAGCCGCACGTCTTCGAACCCTCCGGGGCCTCGCGCGAAACGGAATACGGCCTCTGGAAAGACGCGGTCGAGCGGAGCCGGGCCTGGGCGCCGTGACGAAGCCGCCGTCCGCCGGCCCGCCCGGGGACGCGGCGGGCCCGTGCCGCCCGTGAGACGCGCCGCCCGCTGGGCCCTCATCGCCGTTCTCACGCTCGTCGCCGCGGCCGCCCTTTTCTTCGCCACCCTTCCCGACGTGGGCTCGCTCGCCCGGCACGATCCCCCGACGACCGCGTTCATCGAACGCCGCAAGGCCGAGCTCCGCCGGGAAGGGCGGAGCGACCGGATC
This window of the Thermoanaerobaculia bacterium genome carries:
- the glpK gene encoding glycerol kinase GlpK, with the protein product MPSRFILAIDAGTTGNRAILFDRDMRAVRRAYRELPVSFPRPGWVEQDPGEIRDGCIAVAREVLSDVSPSDVAAIGITNQRETVVVWDRESGTPLSPAIVWQDRRTAEFCRTLDSAMLRRRTGLPADPYFSASKLRWIREHVDLPETAIAGTVDSWVLWNLTGGRRHTTDASNASRTLLFDLSTGAWDAGLCALFDVPPAMLPGITASGGDLGASDPKLFGAEIPVCAAIGDQQAALFGQACFRPGDAKATFGTGLFLVCNAGDAIPASDALLSTVAWRIGGRTVYALEGSAFVAGAAVQWLRDGLGILETAAESEAAAESVADNGGVYFVPALSGLGTPYWDAAARGLFIGLTRGTGRAHLVRATLEAIAYQTRQLVELLGATLGVSVPELRVDGGATENGFLMRHLADVLGVPVARPEMAELTAAGAAGIAGVAAGFWRSPEDFAERLGKPHVFEPSGASRETEYGLWKDAVERSRAWAP